One stretch of Argiope bruennichi chromosome 3, qqArgBrue1.1, whole genome shotgun sequence DNA includes these proteins:
- the LOC129962781 gene encoding uncharacterized protein LOC129962781, with translation MKRKLAAIQRPFLLAISGAYRTTSTAALQIILGIPPLHLQLQREAKGISLYRLKNPTNNCDLQISELEIDCKISGWTSHPSVHLEDHQISLDDGGLRSDPNGIYTDGSKTDKGVGAAYCVFNNGVTTTTWATKLAHHNTVFQAEILALYKAAEFLKSTSATSTIYVDNRASILAAKNPKSNNKCARKIFAILSTNANIKISWIKAHAGYAGNEKADRLAKQAADSDSPIQPEPYPISFIKSSLRRNMLEKWQTEWDNGETGRLIYQLLPKATQQLTPWRREEIFFFTGHGPFPTYLKRFNLADEPYCTCGEVGSPLHYATECILTTSYHLTKPSANLQQVWFSRASSDCPSRTT, from the exons ATGAAACGGAAACTTGCAGCCATCCAACGACCGTTTCTACTAGCCATATCGGGAGCCTATAGAACTACCTCAACAGCAGCCTTACAAATAATTTTGGGAATCCCCCCTCTGCACCTCCAACTACAAAGAGAGGCAAAGGGCATCTCGTTATATAGGCTCAAAAACCCGACCAACAACTGCGACCTTCAAATTAGCGAACTAGAAATAGACTGTAAGATTTCAGGCTGGACTTCTCATCCCTCGGTACACCTAGAAGATCACCAGATTTCACTTGACGACGGAGGCTTGAGATCGGACCCGAATGGAATTTACACAGATGGATCGAAGACGGACAAGGGAGTAGGAGCAGCGTACTGTGTCTTCAACAATGGAGTAACTACAACAACTTGGGCAACAAAACTGGCCCACCACAATACAGTATTTCAAGCTGAGATCCTGGCCCTATACAAGGCCGCAGAATTCCTGAAGTCCACATCAGCAACATCTACCATCTACGTCGACAATAGGGCCAGCATCTTAGCAgcaaaaaatccaaaatccaatAACAAATGTGCCAGGAAAATCTTTGCAATACTTTCTACAAATGCAAACATAAAGATATCCTGGATTAAAGCCCACGCCGGATATGCAGGTAATGAGAAAGCGGATAGACTTGCCAAACAAGCTGCTGATTCAGACAGCCCTATTCAGCCCGAACCATAcccaatttcattcataaagtccAGTCTAAGGCGAAACATGTTGGAAAAGTGGCAAACGGAATGGGACAATGGCGAAACTGGAAGACTCATCTACCAGCTTCTTCCAAAAGCCACTCAACAACTTACGCCCTGGAGAAGGGAAGAAATTTTCTTCTTCACAGGCCATGGCCCATTTCCCACCTACTTAAAAAGGTTCAATTTAGCAGACGAACCTTACTGCACCTGCGGCGAAGTGGGGTCACCACTCCACTACGcaacagaatgcattttaactacatcttatcacCTAACGAAACCATCAGCTAACCTTCAACAGGTCTGGTTCTCCAGG GCTTCTTCAGATTGCCCATCCAGAACAACATAA